One Meiothermus sp. Pnk-1 DNA segment encodes these proteins:
- a CDS encoding GntR family transcriptional regulator, protein MTALEALPLREQAYQRIKQLILDEEIPVNSFLSERTLAEQLGMSKTPVRLAIARLENEGYVRVSPQQGIVVLALTLEDILDYIDYRLALESFVVRSLTGALSDEQARALEEHLLAQAQVVHDPKSTRQALVGADMAFHKFLASLKGNRQIVQALERQQEMLYRIAMRIFQKHPGRREQSFVEHQTLARLIIEGQRQAATELIEQHILRIKSLLVGT, encoded by the coding sequence GTGACCGCCCTCGAGGCCCTCCCCCTGCGCGAGCAAGCCTATCAGCGCATCAAACAGCTCATTTTGGACGAGGAGATTCCGGTCAACAGCTTTCTCTCCGAGCGCACCCTGGCGGAGCAGCTGGGCATGAGCAAAACTCCGGTGCGCCTGGCCATCGCCCGCCTGGAAAACGAGGGCTACGTGCGGGTTTCCCCCCAGCAGGGTATCGTGGTCCTGGCGCTGACCTTGGAGGACATCCTAGACTACATCGACTACCGCCTGGCCCTGGAGAGCTTCGTGGTGCGCAGCCTCACCGGGGCGCTGAGTGATGAACAGGCGCGGGCTTTGGAGGAGCACCTGCTGGCCCAGGCCCAGGTCGTGCATGACCCCAAGAGCACCCGCCAGGCCCTGGTGGGTGCCGACATGGCCTTCCACAAGTTCCTGGCCTCCCTCAAGGGCAACCGCCAGATCGTGCAGGCCCTCGAGCGCCAGCAGGAGATGCTCTACCGCATCGCCATGCGCATCTTTCAAAAGCACCCAGGCCGCCGGGAGCAGAGCTTTGTCGAGCACCAGACCCTCGCCCGTCTCATCATCGAAGGCCAACGGCAAGCAGCCACAGAGCTTATCGAGCAGCACATCCTGCGCATCAAGTCGCTGTTGGTAGGAACATAA
- a CDS encoding alcohol dehydrogenase catalytic domain-containing protein yields the protein MKAWVLQDYGSLALEERPLPEGPGLLLRVAAAGICGSDLSVYKGTPAMRARWRPPLVLGHEIAATVQEGPPEWLGRAVTVNPLVACGRCDPCRRGLSNLCANRTNVGFHYPGGFAQQIRLPPTQLYPLPEGLPLWKGALCEPLAVALRAVELAGAVLGRRALVLGGGAIGTLVAWLLHRGGAQVQVAERNPLRREWLEGFGFAPKVLEVPEGSFEVVLDCVGSAKTAELAVDAVEPGGVVVLVGLEATSAALPLQRVVLQEISLKGAYVFTHDDFSRAVGLVAQLPDALAAVRPFGACPQTFQELLEGQLPQAKAVLVW from the coding sequence GTGAAAGCCTGGGTTCTGCAAGACTACGGGAGTCTCGCCTTAGAAGAGCGCCCCCTGCCGGAAGGGCCTGGACTTTTGCTCCGGGTGGCGGCCGCCGGGATCTGCGGCAGCGACCTCAGCGTCTACAAGGGCACTCCCGCCATGCGGGCCCGCTGGCGCCCGCCGCTGGTGTTGGGGCACGAGATCGCCGCCACAGTGCAGGAAGGCCCGCCGGAGTGGCTGGGCCGGGCGGTGACGGTAAACCCGTTGGTGGCCTGCGGCCGGTGCGACCCTTGCCGCCGGGGACTCTCCAACCTCTGCGCGAACCGCACCAACGTGGGTTTTCACTACCCTGGGGGCTTTGCCCAGCAGATAAGGCTGCCCCCAACCCAGCTTTATCCGCTGCCCGAGGGCTTGCCCCTTTGGAAGGGAGCCTTATGCGAGCCGCTGGCGGTGGCGCTGCGGGCGGTGGAACTGGCGGGCGCGGTGCTGGGGCGCCGGGCGCTGGTGCTGGGCGGGGGGGCCATCGGCACCCTGGTGGCCTGGCTGTTGCACCGGGGAGGAGCGCAAGTCCAGGTGGCCGAGCGTAACCCTCTGCGGCGGGAGTGGTTGGAGGGCTTCGGCTTCGCCCCAAAGGTGTTGGAGGTTCCGGAGGGAAGCTTCGAGGTAGTGCTGGACTGCGTGGGTAGCGCCAAAACGGCGGAGCTGGCGGTCGACGCGGTGGAGCCGGGGGGGGTGGTGGTGCTGGTGGGCCTCGAGGCCACCTCGGCGGCCCTGCCTTTGCAGCGCGTGGTATTGCAGGAGATCAGCCTCAAGGGGGCTTACGTCTTCACCCACGACGACTTTTCCCGCGCGGTGGGGTTGGTGGCCCAGCTACCCGACGCGCTGGCGGCGGTACGCCCGTTTGGCGCCTGCCCGCAGACTTTTCAGGAGCTGCTGGAAGGGCAGCTGCCCCAGGCCAAGGCGGTATTGGTTTGGTAA
- a CDS encoding 4Fe-4S dicluster domain-containing protein encodes MAYVIAEPCRSQRCAACYAVCPAEAIGGDYHEEQMYIDPDRCIECGLCQEVCPSGAIFLEEDLPEAWAEYARLNREYFRRPTT; translated from the coding sequence GTGGCCTACGTGATCGCCGAACCCTGCCGCAGCCAGCGCTGCGCGGCCTGCTACGCGGTCTGCCCGGCGGAGGCCATCGGCGGCGATTACCACGAGGAGCAGATGTACATCGACCCCGACCGCTGCATCGAGTGCGGCCTGTGCCAGGAGGTCTGCCCCAGCGGGGCCATCTTCCTCGAGGAAGACCTCCCCGAAGCCTGGGCCGAGTATGCCCGGCTCAACCGGGAGTACTTTCGCCGGCCCACAACCTGA
- the nirK gene encoding copper-containing nitrite reductase: MIETKKTQRNAAPLLLMLILGALASAAVLLTVQIMAGKGGNAAQAPAPAQAQTTAPAAAAPVALEPVPANLPKIAHDPADIPAPIGKRAPGLVKVSIEALEVEAELAPGVSYTYYTFGGKVPGPFIRVRVGDTVEVSFTNNAKNSMYHSVDFHSATGPGGGGAVTQAAPGETKVFSFKALAPGLFVYHCATPLAAQHIANGQYGLILVEPEGGLPKVDREFYVMQGEMYTAAPYNTPGRQSFDIRKLLDERPEYFVFNGSTTALTEDYPLKAKVGETVRLFFGVGGPNVISTFHVIGEVFDTVYNQASFSSPLTGTQSAITGPGSASIVEMKLDYPGKYMLVDHALSRAARGLVGYLVVEGKEDPSIFHAQTPVTNSGGH; encoded by the coding sequence ATGATCGAGACGAAAAAAACCCAACGCAACGCCGCCCCCCTCCTCCTCATGCTCATCCTCGGGGCGCTGGCCTCGGCGGCAGTCCTGCTCACGGTTCAGATCATGGCCGGCAAGGGCGGCAACGCGGCGCAGGCCCCGGCGCCCGCCCAGGCCCAAACCACCGCCCCGGCGGCCGCGGCCCCCGTCGCCCTCGAGCCCGTCCCCGCCAACCTGCCCAAGATCGCCCATGATCCGGCCGACATCCCCGCCCCCATCGGCAAGCGCGCGCCTGGATTGGTCAAGGTCAGCATCGAGGCGCTCGAGGTCGAGGCCGAACTAGCCCCCGGCGTGAGCTACACCTACTACACCTTCGGTGGCAAGGTGCCCGGCCCCTTCATCCGCGTCCGGGTGGGCGACACGGTCGAGGTGAGTTTCACCAACAACGCCAAGAACAGCATGTACCACTCCGTGGACTTCCACTCGGCCACCGGCCCCGGCGGCGGCGGCGCGGTGACGCAGGCGGCCCCCGGCGAGACCAAGGTCTTCAGCTTCAAGGCGCTGGCCCCCGGCCTCTTCGTCTACCACTGCGCCACCCCCCTGGCCGCCCAGCACATCGCCAACGGGCAATACGGCCTGATCCTGGTCGAGCCCGAGGGCGGGCTGCCCAAGGTGGACCGCGAGTTCTACGTGATGCAGGGTGAGATGTACACAGCCGCCCCCTACAACACCCCCGGCCGCCAGAGCTTCGATATCCGCAAGCTCCTCGACGAGCGCCCCGAGTACTTCGTCTTCAACGGTTCCACCACCGCCCTCACCGAGGATTACCCCTTGAAGGCTAAGGTGGGCGAGACAGTCCGGCTCTTCTTCGGCGTCGGCGGCCCCAACGTGATCTCCACCTTCCACGTCATCGGCGAGGTCTTCGACACCGTCTACAACCAGGCCTCCTTCAGCAGCCCCCTCACCGGCACCCAGAGTGCTATCACCGGCCCCGGCAGCGCCTCCATCGTGGAGATGAAGCTCGACTACCCCGGCAAGTACATGCTCGTCGACCACGCCCTCTCCCGCGCGGCCCGCGGCCTGGTGGGGTACTTGGTGGTCGAGGGCAAGGAAGACCCCAGCATCTTCCACGCCCAGACCCCCGTGACCAACTCCGGCGGCCACTAG
- a CDS encoding Rrf2 family transcriptional regulator, with protein sequence MRALRTLLKREESYGVHALMSAAESPGIPATEIAQRLQAPPAFLAKVLAKLAKAGLIENRPGRGGGVWLKADPKSISLLSVIEALSGPVVMDTCQTKPRCATEQRRGFCYLKPVWNESSRKVREVLGSYTLDQMMA encoded by the coding sequence ATGAGAGCCTTACGCACCCTGTTAAAACGTGAAGAAAGCTACGGCGTGCACGCCCTGATGAGCGCCGCCGAGAGCCCCGGAATCCCCGCCACCGAGATCGCCCAGCGGCTGCAAGCCCCGCCTGCCTTCTTGGCGAAGGTGCTCGCCAAGCTCGCCAAGGCCGGGCTGATCGAGAACCGCCCCGGGCGCGGGGGGGGCGTGTGGCTCAAGGCCGACCCCAAGAGCATCTCGCTGCTCAGCGTCATCGAGGCGCTGTCCGGGCCGGTGGTGATGGACACCTGCCAGACCAAGCCCCGCTGCGCCACCGAGCAGCGGCGGGGCTTCTGCTACCTCAAGCCGGTGTGGAACGAGAGCAGCCGCAAGGTGCGCGAGGTGCTCGGCAGCTACACCCTCGACCAGATGATGGCTTGA
- a CDS encoding DUF2249 domain-containing protein: protein MKTLDVRTIAPRERHPTIFHLFDSLEPGQAFELVNDHDPKPLYYQFSAERSGRFAWEYLEQGPEVWRVRIGKKE from the coding sequence ATGAAAACCCTGGACGTCCGCACCATCGCCCCCCGTGAGCGCCACCCCACCATCTTCCACCTCTTCGACAGCCTCGAGCCCGGCCAGGCCTTCGAGCTCGTCAACGACCACGACCCCAAGCCGCTGTACTACCAGTTCAGCGCCGAGCGCAGCGGGCGCTTCGCCTGGGAATACCTCGAGCAAGGCCCCGAGGTCTGGCGGGTGAGGATCGGCAAAAAGGAGTAG
- a CDS encoding tripartite tricarboxylate transporter substrate binding protein — MKRWFVLLAVLGVALSAATGIAQRYPARPITLIVPWSAGGSTDLTARALAPVLEKILGQPVQVVNRTGGGGAIGHGAIAQGRPDGYTLGIITLEVVLPPWVAQTKIDASAFAPVSLLVLNPVAIVVRKDAPWKSAQEFIADLKQNPGKYKASGTAKWGSYDFARLGFLWKLGLKDEALPWVPTQGAAAAMQELLSGGINVAFVSIGEASALVKSGEARFLAFMTDKRFPSFPEVPTLKEVGVDWTFASFLMAAAPKYTLPSVIDVLDKAFAQAVQDPDFVRFMQNANLVINHLDRKQSLAFLQERAKTMNQITQELGLKF; from the coding sequence ATGAAGAGGTGGTTTGTTCTGCTGGCCGTCCTGGGGGTAGCGCTGTCGGCGGCGACTGGAATTGCGCAAAGGTACCCTGCGCGCCCCATTACCCTGATCGTGCCCTGGTCGGCGGGGGGGTCGACGGACCTCACGGCCAGGGCCCTGGCGCCGGTGCTGGAGAAGATCCTGGGCCAACCGGTGCAGGTGGTCAACCGCACCGGGGGTGGGGGAGCAATCGGGCACGGGGCCATCGCCCAGGGCCGACCCGACGGCTACACCCTCGGCATCATCACCCTGGAAGTGGTCCTGCCCCCCTGGGTCGCCCAGACCAAAATCGACGCTTCGGCCTTTGCGCCCGTCTCCTTGCTGGTGCTCAACCCGGTGGCCATCGTCGTACGCAAGGATGCCCCCTGGAAAAGCGCTCAGGAGTTCATCGCCGACCTCAAGCAGAACCCGGGGAAGTACAAGGCCTCCGGTACGGCCAAGTGGGGTTCTTACGACTTCGCGCGCCTGGGTTTCCTGTGGAAGTTGGGCCTCAAGGACGAAGCCCTTCCTTGGGTGCCCACCCAGGGGGCGGCGGCGGCGATGCAAGAACTCCTTTCCGGGGGAATTAACGTGGCCTTCGTCTCCATTGGCGAGGCCAGCGCGTTGGTCAAGTCCGGCGAGGCCCGCTTCTTGGCCTTCATGACCGATAAGCGCTTCCCCAGCTTTCCCGAGGTGCCCACCCTCAAAGAAGTGGGGGTGGATTGGACGTTCGCCTCTTTCTTGATGGCCGCCGCGCCGAAGTACACGCTACCTTCGGTGATTGACGTGCTGGACAAGGCCTTCGCCCAGGCGGTTCAGGATCCAGATTTTGTGCGCTTCATGCAGAACGCCAACCTGGTCATCAACCACCTGGACCGCAAACAAAGCTTAGCCTTCCTCCAGGAGCGAGCGAAGACCATGAACCAGATCACCCAAGAGCTGGGGCTTAAGTTCTAA
- a CDS encoding tripartite tricarboxylate transporter permease has product MFGLDAFFALLLGVVYGLLKGVLFPGIPATLSLVLVLPILIFLSPAEACAAVIGLTTTAIFTGDAGSVMVRVPGTPASAAYTEEIHEVGRTRSPAFALGLSTVAATVGGLISILFLVVGSLGLAQVAKLFSSVENTWVVMMGVISGIFGAASLLKGVLGFAFGMLLGTVGVDPSFGTPRFTFNNPYLLGGIEFIVALIALFGVSEGLYALYAFSSREARARAQAGSGFRQLLRTFFLEAPRAVLRERWLLLRSSLIGVFIGLMPGAGSDTAAWMSANFARLRRDHKPEQVTIAGAAGSDSTIAGDWIPTLALGIPGDTMTTVVLGMFMALGITPGPALFKDQLGLVFQIYLAFFLSAVVFRPVVGFLAVMLVSRITQIPRYLLLGAVTSLCIVGAYAINRNPDDLYLLPVLGLFGFLLRKSGFTLGPIVLGLVLGPLLEQNVTMSLIKANGDLLAFFDRPLAAALALVDVVLVLSLLYLRRREAAAKPQTSLVGGYEE; this is encoded by the coding sequence GTGTTTGGTCTTGACGCTTTTTTTGCCCTGCTCCTGGGAGTGGTCTACGGCCTCCTCAAGGGGGTTCTCTTCCCGGGCATCCCGGCCACCTTAAGCCTAGTCTTGGTCCTCCCCATCCTGATTTTCCTGAGCCCGGCCGAGGCCTGCGCCGCGGTCATCGGCCTCACCACCACGGCCATCTTCACCGGGGACGCCGGTTCGGTGATGGTGCGGGTTCCGGGCACGCCGGCCTCGGCGGCCTACACCGAAGAGATCCACGAGGTGGGCCGGACCCGTTCCCCCGCCTTTGCCCTGGGTCTTTCCACCGTGGCGGCCACCGTGGGGGGGTTGATTAGCATCCTGTTTTTGGTGGTGGGTTCCTTGGGGCTTGCCCAGGTGGCCAAGCTCTTCTCCTCGGTGGAGAACACCTGGGTGGTGATGATGGGGGTCATCAGCGGTATCTTCGGGGCTGCTTCCTTGCTGAAGGGGGTGTTGGGGTTCGCCTTTGGCATGCTCTTGGGCACCGTGGGGGTGGATCCCTCCTTCGGCACCCCTCGCTTCACCTTCAACAACCCCTACCTTCTGGGGGGCATAGAGTTTATCGTAGCGCTGATCGCTCTTTTTGGGGTTAGCGAGGGGCTTTATGCCTTGTACGCTTTCTCCTCCCGAGAGGCGCGGGCCCGGGCCCAGGCGGGCTCCGGCTTCCGGCAACTTTTGCGCACCTTCTTCCTCGAGGCCCCCAGGGCGGTGCTGCGGGAGCGTTGGCTCCTTTTGCGCTCGAGCCTGATCGGCGTTTTTATAGGCCTCATGCCGGGGGCGGGGTCGGACACCGCGGCCTGGATGAGCGCCAACTTTGCCCGGTTACGCCGGGACCATAAACCGGAACAGGTGACGATCGCCGGGGCAGCGGGCAGCGACTCCACCATCGCCGGGGACTGGATCCCTACCCTCGCCCTGGGTATCCCGGGGGACACCATGACTACCGTGGTGCTGGGCATGTTTATGGCCCTCGGCATCACCCCGGGCCCGGCGCTGTTCAAGGACCAGCTAGGTCTGGTCTTCCAGATCTACCTGGCCTTCTTCTTGAGCGCCGTGGTATTCAGGCCCGTGGTGGGCTTCCTGGCGGTGATGCTGGTGAGCCGCATTACCCAGATCCCTCGCTATCTCCTTCTGGGTGCGGTGACGAGCCTGTGCATCGTGGGGGCCTACGCCATCAACCGCAACCCCGACGACCTCTACCTGCTGCCTGTGCTGGGGCTTTTCGGTTTCCTGCTCCGCAAGAGCGGCTTCACCCTGGGGCCTATCGTGCTGGGTCTGGTGCTGGGGCCGCTTTTGGAGCAGAACGTCACCATGAGCCTGATCAAGGCCAACGGTGACCTGCTGGCCTTCTTTGATCGTCCTCTGGCCGCAGCCTTGGCGCTGGTCGACGTGGTATTGGTGCTCAGCCTCCTATACCTGCGCCGTCGGGAAGCCGCCGCCAAGCCTCAGACCAGCCTGGTTGGGGGGTACGAGGAGTGA
- a CDS encoding tripartite tricarboxylate transporter TctB family protein, producing the protein MQQQRVWEGVVALVAVFLGLAAWYLSGNLPPGQGGTPGPAFFPRILAGILVLGGLALLAAVGRQGGFRPVRAPSMGSFWRMGLLWGALWLVPWLLPKLGLVLTAVVYSMLTAALLGARWSEVLSLGVVVGVLVQLVFAELLKVR; encoded by the coding sequence ATGCAACAACAACGGGTTTGGGAAGGCGTCGTAGCCCTTGTCGCCGTGTTCCTTGGCCTCGCCGCTTGGTACCTGAGCGGGAACCTCCCTCCGGGCCAGGGGGGTACCCCGGGTCCGGCCTTCTTCCCCAGGATCCTGGCCGGGATCCTGGTGCTAGGGGGCTTGGCCCTTCTCGCCGCCGTCGGGCGGCAAGGTGGATTTAGGCCCGTACGCGCGCCCAGTATGGGTTCATTTTGGCGGATGGGTTTGCTCTGGGGGGCCCTTTGGCTGGTGCCCTGGCTCCTTCCCAAGCTCGGTTTAGTCCTCACCGCGGTCGTATACAGCATGTTGACCGCGGCCCTGCTGGGGGCCCGCTGGTCAGAGGTCCTTTCCCTCGGCGTGGTGGTGGGTGTGCTGGTGCAGCTCGTCTTTGCCGAACTCCTCAAGGTGAGGTGA
- a CDS encoding metal-sulfur cluster assembly factor translates to MNPLEEQARRLLTQVYDPELGLDVVNLGLIYDIRVEPPTAYVRMTLTTPGCPLHESMPEAVRRALGGLPGVEAVTVELVWNPPWTPARLSPEARKALGWD, encoded by the coding sequence ATGAACCCTTTGGAAGAACAAGCCCGTCGCCTGCTCACCCAGGTCTACGACCCCGAGCTTGGCCTCGACGTGGTCAACCTCGGCCTGATCTACGACATCCGCGTGGAGCCGCCCACCGCCTATGTACGTATGACCCTCACCACCCCCGGCTGCCCCCTGCACGAATCCATGCCAGAAGCGGTGCGCCGGGCCCTCGGCGGGCTCCCCGGCGTCGAGGCGGTCACGGTCGAGCTCGTCTGGAACCCGCCCTGGACCCCCGCAAGGCTTTCGCCCGAGGCCCGCAAGGCACTGGGTTGGGACTAA
- a CDS encoding ferredoxin family protein has translation MPHVIAEPCIGVKDRSCQEVCPVECIYDGGDQLYIHPDECIDCGACVPVCPVSAIYPEEDLPEQWESYIEKNRLLSQGPNLHRLED, from the coding sequence ATGCCCCACGTGATCGCTGAGCCCTGTATCGGCGTGAAGGATCGCAGTTGCCAGGAAGTCTGCCCGGTGGAGTGCATCTACGACGGAGGCGACCAGCTTTACATCCACCCCGACGAGTGCATCGACTGCGGCGCTTGTGTGCCGGTCTGCCCGGTTTCGGCCATCTATCCCGAGGAAGACCTGCCCGAGCAGTGGGAGAGCTACATCGAGAAAAACCGCCTCCTCTCGCAGGGCCCCAACCTGCACCGCCTCGAGGACTGA
- a CDS encoding DUF2249 domain-containing protein yields the protein MRVSQLLDEHPELLEVLIEASPAFAKLKNPLLRRTMPRLVTLAQAARIGGLEPAVLVERLNRALGVQTPRAEEASAGNESKLGTPPPDWLAAPVGFHLDVRPILAAGGEPFGAIMAAAREVAPGQRLCLEVPFEPLPLYRVMERKGFEAWCEQEGPEHYRVHFLRLGPGAEERVARTLSEADWAVYAAEVTIETNLEPPLPMMRVLEALARLEPGQRLLVHHVRRPVHLLARLEQDGHPYALRDLGPGRVELLIEKAS from the coding sequence ATGCGGGTGAGCCAACTGCTCGACGAGCACCCCGAGCTGCTGGAGGTGCTCATCGAGGCCAGCCCGGCCTTCGCCAAGCTCAAAAACCCCCTGCTGCGCCGCACCATGCCCCGCCTGGTCACCCTGGCCCAGGCCGCGCGGATTGGGGGGCTCGAGCCTGCCGTGCTCGTTGAGCGGCTCAACCGGGCGCTGGGCGTCCAGACGCCGAGAGCGGAGGAGGCTTCGGCGGGCAACGAATCGAAATTGGGAACCCCGCCACCCGACTGGCTGGCCGCTCCGGTGGGCTTTCACCTCGACGTGCGGCCCATCCTGGCCGCCGGGGGCGAGCCCTTCGGGGCCATCATGGCCGCCGCCCGCGAGGTGGCCCCGGGCCAGCGCCTGTGCCTGGAGGTCCCTTTCGAGCCGCTGCCGCTGTACCGGGTGATGGAGCGCAAGGGCTTCGAGGCTTGGTGCGAACAGGAGGGCCCTGAGCACTACCGGGTGCACTTCCTGCGCCTGGGACCAGGGGCGGAGGAGCGCGTGGCGCGAACCCTGAGCGAAGCCGACTGGGCGGTCTACGCCGCCGAGGTCACTATCGAGACCAACCTCGAGCCCCCCCTGCCCATGATGCGGGTGCTGGAGGCGTTGGCGCGCCTCGAGCCCGGCCAGCGCCTGCTGGTGCACCACGTGCGCCGCCCGGTGCACCTGCTGGCGCGGCTGGAGCAGGATGGCCACCCCTACGCGCTGCGCGATTTGGGGCCAGGCCGGGTGGAGTTGCTCATTGAGAAAGCGAGCTGA
- a CDS encoding bifunctional sugar phosphate isomerase/epimerase/4-hydroxyphenylpyruvate dioxygenase family protein: MRTSIATVSLSGDLRSKLEAIAAAGFDGVEIFETDLLTFEGQARDVRRLCEDLGLEIVTLQPFRDFEGLPEPLRSRAFSRAERKFDLLQELGTDLFFVCSNVSPHSLGGLERIAEDLYELGERARQRGLRVGYEALAWGRHIHDYRDAWEVVRRANHPAVGLILDTFHIFCKNLELSTLRRIPGEKIYLVQVADAPALEMGALPWSRHFRNFPGQGQFPLRQFMAALRETGYGGYLSLEVFNDQFRTAPPKETALDGYRSLVYLQEDEPPKIRTSGVAFVEFAVSEQMAPVLGDFLKGLGFRKTGQHRSKEGVSLWQQGQIHLILNAEAGSFAQAYNQLHGTSVCAVGLEVADLPAVLRRAQTYKASLFLGPTGPNEHQIPALRGPEGILIYLLEPPADYRQFWSVDFVLEEGLPLQAGLERVDHLAQVMPTTQVPSWVLFYRTILGLEASNLLDIPDPAGLIQSQAVENADRSLRLVLNTSQGGGTLASRFLSESHGGVQHIAFSTRDIFTTLENLLAAGVRLLPIPPNYYDDLEARYGLDPELLQRLRRLNILYDQSPEGEFFHAYTQTFDDLFFIEIVERRGYNDYGAVNAPVRIAAQSRLIRS, encoded by the coding sequence ATGCGCACCTCCATCGCCACGGTATCTCTCAGCGGCGACCTGCGGAGCAAGCTCGAGGCCATCGCCGCGGCGGGCTTCGACGGGGTCGAGATCTTCGAGACCGACCTGCTGACGTTCGAGGGTCAGGCCAGGGATGTGCGCCGCCTCTGCGAGGATCTGGGCCTAGAGATCGTGACCTTGCAACCTTTTCGGGATTTTGAGGGCTTGCCCGAACCGCTGCGCTCACGAGCTTTTAGCCGGGCTGAGCGCAAATTTGACCTGTTACAGGAGCTGGGCACCGACCTGTTCTTCGTCTGCTCCAACGTTTCTCCCCACAGCCTGGGCGGGCTGGAGCGCATCGCCGAAGATCTCTACGAGCTGGGGGAGCGGGCACGGCAGCGGGGCCTGCGGGTGGGCTATGAAGCGCTGGCCTGGGGCCGGCACATCCACGACTACCGCGACGCCTGGGAAGTCGTGCGCCGCGCCAATCACCCTGCCGTGGGCCTTATTCTGGATACCTTTCACATCTTTTGCAAAAACCTCGAGCTCTCGACGCTGCGCCGGATCCCCGGGGAGAAGATCTACCTGGTCCAGGTGGCCGACGCGCCCGCCCTGGAGATGGGAGCCCTGCCCTGGAGCCGCCACTTTCGCAATTTCCCCGGGCAGGGTCAGTTCCCGCTGAGGCAGTTCATGGCCGCGCTGCGGGAGACCGGCTATGGGGGTTATCTCTCCCTGGAGGTCTTCAACGACCAGTTCCGTACGGCGCCCCCCAAGGAAACGGCGCTCGACGGCTACCGCTCGCTCGTCTATTTGCAAGAGGACGAGCCCCCCAAGATCAGAACTTCCGGAGTGGCCTTCGTGGAGTTCGCGGTAAGCGAGCAAATGGCCCCCGTCTTGGGGGATTTCCTGAAGGGCTTAGGGTTTCGTAAAACCGGCCAGCACCGCTCCAAGGAGGGGGTGAGCCTGTGGCAGCAGGGCCAGATCCACCTCATTCTCAACGCCGAAGCCGGCAGCTTCGCCCAGGCCTACAACCAGCTTCACGGCACCTCGGTTTGTGCAGTTGGGCTCGAGGTCGCTGACCTCCCTGCGGTGTTGCGCCGTGCCCAGACGTACAAAGCTTCTCTGTTCCTGGGTCCGACCGGCCCCAATGAGCACCAGATACCCGCCCTGCGCGGGCCGGAGGGCATCCTGATCTACCTGCTCGAGCCGCCCGCAGACTACCGCCAGTTTTGGTCGGTGGACTTCGTGCTCGAGGAAGGCCTGCCCCTCCAAGCAGGCCTGGAGCGCGTAGATCACCTGGCCCAGGTGATGCCTACGACCCAAGTTCCCTCGTGGGTGCTGTTCTACCGCACCATCCTGGGGCTCGAGGCCTCCAACCTGCTCGACATCCCCGACCCCGCCGGCCTGATCCAGAGCCAGGCGGTAGAGAACGCCGACCGGTCGTTACGGCTGGTGCTCAACACCTCCCAGGGCGGGGGTACCCTGGCCTCACGCTTCCTGAGCGAGTCCCATGGCGGTGTGCAGCATATCGCGTTTTCGACCCGGGACATCTTTACCACCCTGGAAAACCTCCTCGCCGCCGGGGTTAGACTGCTGCCGATCCCGCCGAACTACTATGACGACCTGGAGGCCCGCTACGGGCTGGACCCAGAGCTCCTGCAGCGCCTCAGGCGGCTGAATATCCTCTACGACCAAAGCCCGGAGGGCGAGTTCTTCCACGCCTATACCCAGACCTTCGACGACCTGTTTTTCATCGAGATCGTCGAGCGCCGGGGTTACAACGACTACGGAGCGGTCAACGCGCCCGTTCGGATCGCGGCCCAGAGCCGCCTGATACGCTCATAA